Proteins from a genomic interval of Phenylobacterium sp. LH3H17:
- a CDS encoding PAS domain S-box protein, whose product MTTTSEPADGLIASPGLCQTLIQSSPDAITTLTLCGALESMNDSGLRLLEIADLSRVAGCEWAALWPADMRARIRAAVARARTGPTARFRASRPAADGGLRWWDVIMSAVHDASGAPCRLAAVCRDITEFQAAFEAVAADEARFRLMAENTTDIIVRTDTTGIVRYVSPSCRAYGYEPGELIGHAPFEYVHPEDLTRFTANSAPLLAGGVIDQNADRVHRFRTKAGEWVWLEGRPRIIRDAEGDAVEILNVFRDVTERKAQEALFENAFRHAAIGMALVGLDGSFLKINSAFCDIVGYAEPAMLGLDFQTITHPDDLEADLDLLERLLAGEIPGYQMDKRYLRADGGIVWVRLSVSLVLETDGRPKYFVAQVQDQTAYRQAEDRYRLLAEAATDVVVKIDLANVIQYVSPSVRRYGHAPDKMVGQSGALFIHPDDVPKVAANIGLMVAGSPVEAAADRSYRIRTADGDYAWVEGSSSLIRDDAGAPMAVVSQLRDISERRAAMATLEQKTLDLEAVQSVALTANKLMRAAEAIAKLGYWTWDLATGETVWSDEIWRVLDIEPGDEALSFERIQELRHPDDRDRATEIFHAAMVSGEEFNDDYRIVLPSGEIRHILSRGRFTLENGRTRSAFGVLMDITHLKRAEAAVHESTARYRLIAENSTDMIVTTDVTGRMTFVTPSCLEVTGHPPEELLGRRTVDFTHPDDMAQVTQTFTDLANGVTGQRVRWRGKHKSDGRWVWLESNPALLGSGLDSEYGFFVDVIRDVTAQVAQEEALAQATVAAEAATAVKSEFLANMSHEIRTPLTAVIGFTGLLAERQDLDDDARTQVQRVVSASRALLSIVNDILDFSKLEAGQYEIVPRPTSPIECARAALLMFEPQADAKGLVLEFVAEGEPPAAVALDPDRFRQILLNLVGNAIKFTERGSVRLRLRYEAARLHVSVEDTGAGLTVGQRRHLFQRFSQVDASSTRRHGGTGLGLAICKGLVEAMGGEIGVRSRPGRGSTFFFSIDAPEAVAAIEPGEADTEAFSLDGVRVLVVDDNALNRELARAILQHLNAEVSDAADGLAGLQAAQALPYDVILLDIRMPGLDGPATLARIRAEPGPNQDVPVLAFSADAELERFTRLGFDGVVAKPIDPMTLITAIAAALRWDGEAGQNDDTRVA is encoded by the coding sequence TTGACGACGACCTCGGAACCCGCGGATGGCCTGATCGCCTCGCCCGGGCTTTGCCAGACCCTGATCCAGTCCAGCCCCGACGCCATCACCACCCTCACCCTCTGCGGCGCGCTGGAGTCCATGAACGACAGCGGGCTGCGTCTGTTGGAGATCGCCGATCTGTCGCGCGTGGCGGGCTGCGAATGGGCCGCCCTCTGGCCCGCCGACATGCGGGCGCGGATCCGCGCCGCGGTCGCCCGGGCCCGCACTGGCCCCACCGCCCGTTTCCGGGCCAGCCGCCCGGCCGCCGACGGCGGGCTCCGCTGGTGGGACGTCATCATGTCCGCGGTTCACGACGCATCCGGCGCGCCCTGCCGCCTCGCCGCGGTCTGCCGCGACATCACCGAGTTCCAGGCCGCCTTCGAGGCTGTCGCCGCCGACGAGGCGCGCTTCCGGCTGATGGCGGAGAACACCACCGACATCATCGTCCGCACCGACACCACCGGCATCGTGCGGTACGTCTCGCCGTCCTGCCGGGCCTACGGCTACGAGCCTGGCGAGTTGATCGGCCATGCGCCCTTCGAGTATGTTCATCCCGAGGACCTCACACGCTTCACGGCCAACAGCGCGCCGCTGCTCGCCGGCGGCGTCATCGACCAGAACGCCGATCGGGTGCATCGTTTCCGCACCAAGGCCGGCGAGTGGGTCTGGCTGGAGGGCCGGCCGCGGATCATCCGCGACGCCGAGGGCGACGCCGTCGAGATCCTCAATGTGTTCCGTGACGTCACCGAGCGTAAGGCCCAGGAGGCGCTGTTCGAGAACGCCTTCCGCCACGCGGCGATCGGCATGGCCCTGGTCGGCCTCGACGGAAGCTTCCTGAAGATCAACAGCGCCTTCTGCGACATCGTCGGTTACGCCGAGCCGGCGATGCTGGGGCTCGACTTCCAGACCATCACCCATCCGGACGATCTCGAGGCCGACCTCGACCTGCTGGAACGCCTGCTGGCCGGCGAGATCCCCGGCTACCAGATGGACAAGCGCTACCTGCGGGCCGACGGCGGTATCGTCTGGGTGCGGCTCTCTGTGTCGCTGGTGCTGGAGACCGACGGCCGGCCGAAGTATTTCGTCGCCCAGGTCCAGGACCAGACCGCCTACCGCCAGGCCGAGGACCGCTACAGGTTGCTCGCCGAGGCGGCCACCGACGTGGTGGTGAAGATCGACCTCGCCAACGTCATCCAGTACGTCTCGCCCTCGGTCCGCCGCTACGGCCACGCGCCCGACAAGATGGTCGGCCAGTCGGGCGCGCTCTTCATCCACCCGGACGACGTCCCGAAGGTTGCGGCCAATATCGGCCTCATGGTGGCCGGCTCCCCGGTCGAGGCTGCGGCCGACCGCAGCTACCGCATCCGCACCGCCGATGGTGACTACGCATGGGTCGAGGGGAGTTCCAGCCTCATCCGGGATGACGCCGGGGCGCCCATGGCCGTGGTGTCCCAGCTGCGCGACATCTCCGAACGGCGGGCGGCGATGGCGACGCTCGAGCAGAAGACGCTGGACCTGGAGGCCGTCCAGTCCGTCGCCCTGACGGCCAACAAGCTGATGAGGGCGGCCGAGGCGATCGCCAAGCTGGGCTACTGGACCTGGGACCTCGCCACCGGGGAGACCGTCTGGTCCGACGAGATCTGGCGCGTTCTCGACATCGAGCCCGGCGACGAGGCGCTCAGCTTCGAGCGAATCCAGGAGCTGCGGCATCCGGACGACCGCGACCGCGCCACCGAGATATTCCACGCGGCCATGGTCAGCGGCGAGGAGTTCAACGACGACTACCGCATCGTCCTGCCGAGCGGCGAGATCCGCCACATCCTGTCGCGTGGACGCTTCACCCTGGAGAATGGCCGGACGCGGAGCGCCTTCGGCGTTCTGATGGACATCACCCATCTGAAGCGGGCGGAGGCGGCGGTCCACGAAAGCACCGCGCGCTATCGCCTGATCGCCGAAAACAGCACCGACATGATCGTCACCACCGACGTCACCGGCAGGATGACCTTCGTCACCCCTTCATGCCTCGAGGTCACCGGCCACCCGCCCGAGGAATTGCTCGGCAGACGGACGGTCGACTTCACCCACCCCGACGACATGGCGCAGGTGACCCAGACCTTCACCGATCTGGCCAATGGCGTCACCGGCCAGCGCGTGCGCTGGCGGGGCAAGCACAAGTCGGACGGCCGCTGGGTCTGGCTGGAGTCCAACCCCGCCCTGCTCGGCTCCGGGCTGGACTCCGAATACGGCTTCTTCGTCGACGTGATCCGCGACGTCACCGCCCAGGTCGCTCAGGAAGAGGCCCTGGCCCAGGCCACCGTCGCCGCCGAGGCGGCCACGGCGGTGAAGTCGGAATTCCTCGCCAATATGAGCCACGAGATCCGCACGCCGCTCACCGCGGTGATCGGCTTCACGGGCCTGCTCGCCGAGCGCCAGGACCTGGACGACGACGCGCGCACCCAGGTCCAGCGGGTGGTCTCGGCCAGCCGCGCCCTGCTCTCCATCGTCAACGACATCCTGGACTTCTCCAAGCTGGAGGCGGGCCAGTACGAGATCGTGCCCAGGCCGACCTCCCCGATCGAATGCGCCCGCGCCGCCCTGCTGATGTTCGAGCCCCAGGCCGACGCCAAGGGCCTGGTCCTGGAGTTCGTCGCCGAGGGCGAACCCCCGGCCGCCGTCGCCCTCGATCCCGACCGCTTCCGGCAGATCCTGCTCAACCTGGTGGGCAACGCCATCAAGTTCACCGAGCGCGGCTCGGTCCGCCTGCGCCTCCGCTACGAGGCCGCCCGTCTTCATGTCAGCGTCGAGGACACCGGCGCCGGCCTCACCGTCGGCCAGCGCCGCCACCTCTTCCAGCGCTTCTCCCAGGTCGACGCCTCGTCCACTCGCCGCCATGGGGGCACCGGCCTGGGCCTGGCCATCTGCAAGGGCCTCGTGGAGGCCATGGGCGGCGAGATCGGCGTCCGCTCGCGGCCCGGCCGCGGTTCGACCTTCTTCTTCAGCATCGACGCCCCCGAGGCCGTGGCCGCTATCGAGCCCGGCGAGGCCGATACCGAGGCCTTCTCGCTCGACGGCGTCCGCGTCCTGGTGGTCGATGACAACGCGCTCAACCGCGAACTGGCCCGCGCCATCCTGCAGCACCTGAACGCCGAGGTCTCCGACGCCGCCGACGGCCTGGCCGGCCTCCAGGCGGCCCAGGCCCTGCCCTACGACGTCATCCTGCTGGACATCCGCATGCCCGGGCTCGACGGCCCGGCGACGCTGGCCCGCATCCGCGCCGAGCCGGGGCCGAACCAGGATGTCCCCGTCCTCGCCTTCTCCGCCGACGCCGAACTGGAACGCTTCACGCGGCTCGGCTTCGACGGCGTCGTCGCCAAGCCGATCGACCCGATGACCCTGATCACCGCCATCGCCGCGGCGCTCCGGTGGGATGGCGAGGCCGGGCAAAACGACGATACGCGGGTCGCCTGA
- a CDS encoding pseudouridine synthase, whose product MAWTRLYDEPEPQRVNRWLAQNGVCSRREAEGLIAQGLVSIDGQRVDDVGRKIEPGQTLTLADVAQAALESSMTVIVHKPVGVVSSQPDPGQVPAVRLLTREALYGPAATIPDWDSRLAPVGRLDMDSRGLLILSEDGVVAKAVIGPDSNLEKEYMVRVTGQITEKKLTMLRHGLQLDGRQLRYAKVKVVEGQLLRFVLKEGRNRQIRRMCEMVELNVVDLFRVRIGTLRLADLPEGRWRHITPAERTALISPPQRAPATT is encoded by the coding sequence ATGGCCTGGACCCGCCTCTATGACGAACCCGAGCCCCAGCGCGTAAACCGCTGGCTCGCGCAGAACGGCGTCTGCTCGCGCCGTGAGGCCGAGGGCCTGATCGCACAGGGCCTGGTCTCCATCGACGGCCAGCGGGTCGACGACGTCGGCCGCAAGATCGAGCCCGGCCAGACCCTCACCCTGGCCGACGTCGCCCAGGCGGCGCTGGAATCCTCGATGACGGTGATCGTCCACAAGCCTGTGGGGGTGGTCTCCTCCCAGCCCGACCCGGGCCAGGTCCCCGCCGTGCGCCTGCTGACCCGCGAGGCGCTCTACGGCCCGGCGGCGACCATCCCCGACTGGGATTCCCGCCTCGCCCCCGTGGGCCGCCTGGACATGGACTCGCGCGGCCTGCTGATCCTCTCCGAGGACGGGGTGGTGGCCAAGGCGGTCATCGGCCCCGACTCCAACCTGGAGAAGGAATACATGGTCCGGGTCACCGGCCAGATCACCGAGAAGAAGCTGACCATGCTGCGCCACGGCCTGCAGCTCGACGGCCGCCAGCTCCGCTACGCCAAGGTCAAGGTGGTGGAGGGCCAGCTCCTGCGCTTCGTGCTCAAGGAAGGCCGCAACCGCCAGATCCGCCGGATGTGCGAGATGGTCGAGCTCAATGTCGTCGACCTGTTCCGCGTCCGCATCGGGACCCTGCGCCTGGCCGACCTTCCCGAGGGCCGCTGGCGACACATCACCCCGGCCGAGCGCACCGCCTTGATCAGCCCGCCCCAGCGCGCGCCCGCCACAACCTGA
- a CDS encoding methyltransferase domain-containing protein: MMAARAAFLDAGWYAPVADALADAVLADPTARRIVDVGCGEGHYLRRLAERADRPLDRHGLDISRHAVEAAARRDPAGLYAVAGAHRLPLITGAVDALVSHFAPLEIAEAHRALRPAGRLIVGAAGPRHLFGLRTLIYETPTEHPGVPPLTEGFALIAEARVRYDLELRDAAAIAALIGMTPYAWAADARERLAGLDHLETEVDVIIRTYERLP; the protein is encoded by the coding sequence ATGATGGCCGCGCGCGCCGCTTTCCTCGACGCCGGCTGGTACGCCCCGGTGGCCGACGCCCTGGCCGACGCCGTCCTCGCCGACCCGACCGCCCGGCGCATCGTCGATGTGGGCTGCGGCGAGGGCCACTACCTGCGCCGCCTGGCCGAGCGGGCCGACCGGCCCCTCGACCGCCACGGCCTCGACATCTCCCGCCACGCCGTCGAGGCGGCCGCCAGGCGCGATCCGGCCGGCCTCTACGCCGTGGCCGGCGCTCACCGCCTACCGCTCATCACCGGCGCCGTCGACGCGCTCGTCTCCCACTTCGCGCCGCTGGAGATCGCCGAGGCCCACCGGGCCCTGCGCCCCGCCGGCCGGCTGATCGTCGGCGCCGCCGGGCCGCGCCACCTCTTCGGCCTGCGGACCCTGATCTACGAGACCCCCACCGAGCATCCGGGCGTCCCGCCGCTCACCGAGGGCTTCGCGCTCATCGCCGAGGCCCGCGTCCGCTACGACCTCGAACTCCGCGACGCCGCGGCCATCGCCGCCCTGATCGGCATGACCCCCTACGCCTGGGCCGCCGACGCCCGCGAGCGCCTCGCCGGCCTCGACCACCTCGAAACCGAGGTCGACGTCATCATCCGCACCTATGAAAGACTCCCCTAG
- a CDS encoding S10 family peptidase → MKSVCIAAALAALFLAPAALAQDAPKPETKAEAPIPPPNVSVTSHSGRFGGVAIDYVATTGETYLTDKDGKPTAAIFSTSYVKAGKPDPNRPVTFLFNGGPGSGSVWLHMGAFGPKRVVVPSDAKDDAAPPYPIVDNPMSLLDVTDIVFIDPVGTGFSKALGKTDPKEFWGLTADARSVAQFIRIWLRENGRWNSPKYLGGESYGTTRSAAVVDQLEGAYNDVSLNGILLISTILDFGAQAESPGNEMAYVVTLPSMAATAWYHGKLADKPPGVEAFVEEARAFAVGEYAGALLKGNRLKDPERAAVRAKLSRFTGLSEAYLDRAELRVTAGRFYKELLRDRGLTVGRLDSRYTGVDYDSAGEEPDNDPSFYGIDGAYTAAINDYVRRDLKLKMDREYVTIGPVGPWDWRMGGDRDLDAYLNVTPYIAKAMRENSSLRVFVGQGWYDFATPFFGAEYALSRTGVPADRVSFRYYDAGHMMYVREADLAKLSTDIRAFIRAGAK, encoded by the coding sequence TTGAAATCCGTCTGCATCGCCGCCGCGCTCGCGGCCCTGTTCCTCGCGCCCGCCGCCCTGGCCCAGGACGCGCCCAAGCCGGAGACCAAGGCCGAGGCCCCGATCCCGCCGCCCAACGTCTCGGTCACCAGCCACTCAGGCCGGTTCGGCGGCGTCGCCATCGATTATGTGGCCACCACCGGCGAGACCTACCTCACCGACAAGGACGGCAAGCCCACCGCGGCGATCTTCTCGACCTCCTACGTCAAGGCCGGCAAGCCTGACCCAAACCGCCCCGTCACCTTCCTGTTCAACGGCGGCCCCGGCTCCGGCTCGGTGTGGCTGCACATGGGCGCCTTCGGGCCCAAGCGCGTGGTGGTGCCCTCCGACGCCAAGGACGACGCGGCCCCGCCCTATCCCATCGTCGACAATCCGATGAGCCTGCTCGACGTCACCGACATCGTCTTCATCGATCCGGTCGGCACCGGCTTCTCCAAGGCGCTCGGCAAGACCGACCCGAAGGAGTTCTGGGGCCTCACCGCCGACGCCCGCTCGGTGGCCCAGTTCATCCGCATCTGGCTGCGCGAGAACGGCCGCTGGAATTCGCCCAAATACCTGGGCGGAGAGAGCTACGGCACCACTCGGTCGGCCGCCGTGGTCGACCAGTTGGAGGGCGCCTACAACGACGTCTCGCTGAACGGAATCCTCCTGATCTCGACCATCCTCGACTTCGGCGCCCAGGCCGAGTCCCCCGGCAACGAGATGGCCTACGTGGTGACCCTGCCCTCGATGGCGGCCACCGCCTGGTATCACGGCAAGCTGGCCGACAAGCCCCCCGGCGTAGAGGCCTTCGTCGAGGAGGCCCGCGCCTTCGCCGTCGGCGAGTACGCCGGCGCCCTGCTCAAGGGCAATCGCCTGAAGGACCCGGAGCGCGCCGCCGTCAGAGCCAAGCTCTCGCGCTTCACCGGCCTGTCGGAGGCCTATCTCGACCGCGCCGAGCTGCGCGTGACGGCCGGGCGCTTCTACAAGGAGCTGCTGCGCGACCGCGGCCTGACCGTGGGTCGGCTCGATAGCCGCTACACCGGCGTCGACTACGACAGCGCCGGCGAGGAGCCCGACAACGATCCCAGCTTCTACGGCATCGACGGCGCCTATACCGCGGCCATCAACGACTATGTCCGCCGCGACCTGAAGCTGAAGATGGACCGGGAATACGTCACCATCGGCCCGGTCGGCCCCTGGGACTGGCGGATGGGCGGCGACCGAGACCTGGACGCCTATCTCAACGTCACGCCCTACATCGCCAAGGCCATGCGCGAGAACAGCAGCCTGCGCGTCTTCGTCGGCCAGGGGTGGTACGACTTTGCCACCCCCTTCTTCGGCGCGGAATACGCCCTGTCGCGCACCGGCGTTCCCGCCGACCGCGTCTCGTTCCGCTACTACGACGCCGGCCACATGATGTACGTGCGCGAGGCAGACCTGGCCAAGCTCTCCACCGACATCCGCGCCTTCATCCGCGCCGGCGCTAAGTAG
- a CDS encoding peptidylprolyl isomerase translates to MSHRSLRRLALRAFAAAALLAATPALAQTPPAPPPAATVKVTLTTSEGPIVLELQKDKAPITTANFLRYVDQKRYDGVTFYRASKTPNAPEFGLIQGGAQNDPARVLKPIAHEPTTKTGLSHTDGAISMGRFDPGSATSDFFIVVGDMTYMDANPALPGDNLGFAVFGKVVDGMDTVRKILAAPTSPTKGEGVMKGEILAKPVKIITARRAG, encoded by the coding sequence ATGTCGCACCGATCCCTCCGCCGCCTGGCCCTGCGCGCCTTCGCCGCCGCGGCCCTGCTCGCCGCCACCCCGGCCCTCGCCCAGACCCCCCCCGCGCCGCCGCCGGCCGCCACCGTCAAGGTGACCCTCACCACCTCCGAGGGCCCCATCGTCCTGGAACTGCAGAAGGACAAGGCCCCGATCACCACGGCCAACTTCCTCCGCTACGTCGACCAGAAGCGCTATGACGGCGTGACCTTCTACCGGGCGTCCAAGACCCCCAACGCCCCGGAGTTCGGCCTCATCCAGGGCGGCGCACAGAACGATCCGGCCCGGGTGCTGAAGCCTATCGCCCACGAGCCCACCACCAAGACCGGCCTCTCCCACACCGACGGCGCCATCTCCATGGGCCGCTTCGATCCGGGCAGCGCCACCTCCGACTTCTTCATCGTGGTGGGCGACATGACCTATATGGACGCCAACCCCGCCCTGCCCGGCGACAACCTCGGCTTCGCGGTGTTCGGCAAGGTCGTCGACGGCATGGACACCGTCCGCAAGATCCTCGCCGCCCCCACCTCCCCCACCAAGGGCGAGGGCGTCATGAAGGGCGAGATCCTCGCCAAGCCCGTCAAGATCATCACGGCGCGCCGGGCGGGCTAG
- a CDS encoding HAMP domain-containing sensor histidine kinase produces MIGALKDFAKRHWPALRLRTILLSVLLFAAALPGLGAIGLRVYENALVRQTEAELVAQGAALAAVAGAGWPGARPPTANALPGDHHRPEPTSIDLYASPILAERPAPAPGAAPDLRAVAIAARLAPVIAETTRTTLASVILLDGRGAIADARPGGGSLAALPEVQAALAGAARTVIRRNGDYHPVYSFEWLSRASAVRLHHARPVVANGQVVGVMLLSRSPRALFRGLYEDRGKIAVGVAGIFGMLIVLSGLVSRGVTRPIEALSAASREVAAGRGGMPATPTTAAIEIRALYEDFRAMSEAIDRRSGYLRDFAAAVSHEFKTPLAGIGGAVELLQDHAETMSPEERRGFLDNIAADNARLSRLVTRLLDLARADMAQPPADAALDLAAPVRRVADGFANEAFAVRIDLPPALPRVAVPEATLETVLAALLQNSRQAGARQATLAATVTEHFVTVTLADDGPGVPAADRERLFEPFFTSRRAEGGTGLGLPIARSLLAASHGRLELVPSPAGARFEIVLPRVQA; encoded by the coding sequence GTGATCGGCGCGCTGAAGGATTTCGCCAAGCGCCATTGGCCCGCCCTGCGCCTGCGCACCATCCTGCTCTCGGTGCTGCTGTTCGCCGCCGCCCTGCCCGGGCTCGGGGCCATCGGCCTGCGGGTCTATGAGAACGCCCTGGTGCGCCAGACCGAGGCCGAGCTGGTGGCCCAGGGCGCGGCCCTGGCCGCGGTGGCCGGCGCCGGCTGGCCGGGCGCACGGCCGCCCACGGCCAACGCCCTTCCCGGCGACCATCACCGGCCCGAGCCCACCAGCATCGACCTCTACGCCTCGCCGATCCTGGCCGAGCGCCCCGCCCCGGCCCCTGGCGCCGCGCCCGACCTCCGCGCCGTGGCCATCGCCGCACGGCTCGCCCCGGTGATCGCCGAGACCACCCGCACGACCCTGGCCTCGGTCATCCTGCTGGACGGCCGGGGCGCCATCGCCGACGCCCGTCCCGGCGGCGGAAGCCTCGCGGCCCTGCCTGAGGTCCAGGCCGCCCTGGCCGGCGCCGCGCGCACCGTCATCCGCCGCAACGGCGACTACCACCCGGTCTATTCCTTCGAATGGCTGAGCCGCGCCTCCGCCGTGCGCCTGCACCACGCCCGCCCGGTGGTCGCGAACGGCCAGGTGGTGGGCGTCATGCTGCTCTCGCGCTCGCCTCGCGCCTTGTTCCGCGGCCTCTACGAGGACCGGGGCAAGATCGCCGTCGGGGTCGCCGGCATCTTCGGCATGCTGATCGTGCTGTCGGGCCTGGTCTCGCGCGGCGTCACCCGGCCGATCGAGGCGCTCAGCGCCGCCTCCCGCGAGGTCGCCGCCGGGCGCGGCGGCATGCCCGCCACGCCGACCACCGCCGCCATCGAGATCCGCGCCCTCTACGAGGACTTCCGCGCCATGAGCGAGGCCATCGACCGCCGGTCGGGCTATCTGCGCGACTTCGCCGCCGCCGTCAGCCATGAGTTCAAGACCCCCCTGGCCGGCATCGGCGGGGCCGTCGAGCTGCTGCAGGACCACGCCGAGACCATGAGCCCGGAGGAGCGTCGCGGCTTCCTGGACAATATCGCCGCCGACAACGCCCGGCTCTCGCGCCTGGTCACCCGCCTGCTGGACCTGGCCCGCGCCGACATGGCCCAGCCCCCGGCCGACGCCGCCCTCGACCTCGCCGCCCCGGTCCGCCGTGTCGCCGACGGCTTCGCGAACGAGGCCTTCGCCGTCCGGATCGACCTGCCGCCCGCCCTGCCCCGGGTGGCCGTCCCAGAGGCGACGCTGGAGACCGTGCTCGCCGCCCTGCTTCAGAACAGCCGCCAGGCCGGCGCCCGCCAGGCGACCCTCGCCGCCACGGTCACCGAGCACTTCGTCACGGTCACCCTCGCCGACGACGGACCCGGCGTCCCCGCCGCCGACCGCGAGCGCCTGTTCGAGCCCTTCTTCACCAGCCGCAGGGCCGAGGGCGGCACGGGCCTGGGCCTGCCCATCGCCCGCTCCCTGCTCGCCGCCAGCCACGGCCGCCTGGAACTCGTCCCCTCACCCGCCGGCGCCCGGTTCGAGATCGTCCTGCCCCGGGTCCAGGCCTGA
- a CDS encoding response regulator transcription factor: MDRTILIVDDDPHIRQLLAFAFAKAGLATREAPDGEAALAAVAADPPDLVVLDINMPRLNGLDVCRRLRAQGDLPILFLSSRDDEIDRVLGIELGADDYVVKPFSPREVVARVQAILRRAGAPRPPAEPDAGLSRGRLRLDPESWSAWWGEAEAPLTVTEFGILRALASAPTKVFTRDAIIDRLHGPGFAITDRTIDSHIRNLRAKFAGLGGHDVIETRPGVGYRLGPCRGPAA, encoded by the coding sequence ATGGACCGCACGATCCTGATCGTCGACGACGACCCGCACATCCGCCAGCTCCTGGCCTTCGCCTTCGCCAAGGCGGGCCTGGCGACCCGCGAGGCGCCGGACGGCGAGGCCGCGCTCGCCGCCGTCGCCGCCGATCCTCCCGACCTGGTGGTGCTCGACATCAACATGCCCCGCCTCAACGGCCTGGACGTCTGCCGCCGCCTGCGCGCCCAGGGCGACCTGCCGATCCTCTTCCTGTCCTCCCGCGACGACGAGATCGACCGGGTGCTGGGCATCGAGCTCGGCGCCGACGACTATGTGGTCAAGCCCTTCAGCCCCCGCGAGGTGGTGGCCCGGGTCCAGGCCATCCTGCGGCGCGCCGGCGCGCCGCGTCCGCCGGCCGAGCCCGACGCCGGCCTCTCCCGCGGCCGCCTGCGGCTTGATCCCGAGAGCTGGAGCGCGTGGTGGGGCGAGGCCGAGGCCCCGCTCACCGTCACCGAGTTCGGCATCCTGCGCGCCCTGGCCTCGGCGCCCACCAAGGTCTTCACCCGCGACGCCATCATCGACCGCCTGCACGGCCCCGGCTTCGCCATCACCGACCGCACCATCGACAGCCACATCCGCAACCTGCGCGCCAAGTTCGCGGGCCTGGGCGGCCATGACGTGATCGAGACCCGCCCCGGCGTCGGCTACCGCCTGGGACCTTGCCGCGGCCCGGCGGCGTGA
- a CDS encoding DUF4153 domain-containing protein: MPRRLSFHIKLILAAALVALADLLFLDRGKSLGGAVGAFALAWLAAALVAHPALRRDARARTAAAVAAAFGLLLIETFTLLGWLLYCTALGVAVLSPRAGRLDDAWRWFQRLAFQGLAGLVGPAADWLALRKVRRRSPPRRLTAGLGLVAMPILGGLVFFGLFAFANPVISQALARLSIPPPNFGRGVFWLFVAVPVWGALRPRFLRRPLALPRLGTTEAPGLSAASTILSLAVFNLLFAGQNALDLAFLWSGAPLPEGVTLAEYAHRGAYPLIVTALLAGLFVLVALRPGSRTAERPLVRWLVIAWIAQNLFLVASTMLRTLDYVEAYSLTRLRIAALAWMVLVAVGLVLICWRMLKNRGAAWLINANVLCAGLVLTLASIVDEGALAAAWNVRHAREVGGRGAELDLCYLRGLQGASLIPLTELAQAKALPPAFRDRVAFVRGELAGELDDRQSQWRSWTWRGQRRLDRAERLLAARPIPPALPGARDDCGVLQPPPKPVQTGATPLTAPPAD; encoded by the coding sequence ATGCCGCGCCGCTTGAGCTTCCACATCAAGCTGATCCTCGCCGCCGCCTTGGTGGCGCTGGCCGACCTGCTGTTCCTGGACCGGGGAAAGAGCCTCGGGGGCGCCGTCGGGGCCTTCGCCCTGGCCTGGCTCGCCGCGGCCCTCGTCGCCCATCCCGCCCTGCGGCGCGACGCCCGCGCCCGCACCGCAGCCGCCGTGGCCGCCGCCTTCGGCCTGCTGCTCATCGAGACCTTCACCCTCCTCGGCTGGCTGCTCTACTGCACGGCGCTCGGGGTGGCGGTGCTCTCCCCCCGGGCGGGGCGCCTCGACGACGCCTGGCGCTGGTTCCAGCGGCTGGCCTTCCAAGGCCTGGCCGGCCTGGTAGGGCCTGCCGCCGATTGGCTGGCCCTGCGCAAGGTCCGCCGCCGCTCGCCGCCGCGGCGGCTCACCGCCGGCCTCGGCCTGGTCGCCATGCCCATCCTGGGCGGTCTCGTCTTCTTCGGGCTGTTCGCCTTCGCCAACCCGGTGATCTCCCAGGCTCTGGCGCGCCTCAGCATCCCGCCGCCAAACTTCGGCCGGGGCGTCTTCTGGCTGTTCGTCGCGGTCCCCGTCTGGGGCGCCCTGCGGCCTCGCTTCCTGCGCCGGCCCCTGGCCCTCCCTCGACTCGGGACGACCGAGGCGCCCGGCCTAAGCGCCGCCTCGACCATCCTCTCCCTGGCGGTGTTCAACCTGCTTTTCGCCGGCCAGAACGCCCTGGACCTCGCCTTCCTGTGGAGTGGCGCGCCCCTCCCCGAGGGCGTGACCCTGGCCGAATACGCCCACCGCGGCGCCTACCCGCTGATCGTCACCGCCCTGCTGGCCGGCCTCTTCGTCCTGGTCGCGCTGCGCCCGGGCAGCAGGACCGCCGAGCGTCCCCTGGTCCGCTGGCTGGTGATCGCCTGGATCGCCCAGAACCTGTTCCTGGTCGCCTCGACGATGCTGCGCACCCTGGACTATGTGGAGGCCTATTCCCTGACGCGCCTGCGGATCGCCGCCCTGGCCTGGATGGTGCTGGTGGCCGTCGGGCTGGTCCTGATCTGCTGGCGGATGCTGAAGAACCGGGGCGCGGCCTGGCTGATCAACGCCAATGTCCTCTGCGCCGGCCTGGTCCTGACTCTGGCCAGCATTGTCGACGAGGGCGCCTTGGCCGCTGCCTGGAACGTCCGCCACGCCCGGGAGGTCGGGGGCCGCGGCGCGGAACTCGACCTCTGCTACCTGCGCGGCCTGCAAGGCGCCTCGCTGATCCCGCTCACCGAACTCGCTCAGGCGAAAGCCCTCCCCCCGGCCTTCCGTGATCGCGTCGCCTTCGTGCGCGGCGAACTTGCCGGTGAACTGGACGACCGCCAGTCCCAATGGCGATCCTGGACCTGGCGCGGCCAGCGCCGCCTGGACCGCGCCGAGCGCCTGCTGGCCGCCCGGCCAATCCCCCCCGCCCTGCCCGGCGCGCGCGACGATTGCGGCGTCCTCCAGCCTCCGCCCAAGCCGGTCCAGACGGGGGCTACGCCATTGACCGCGCCTCCGGCAGACTGA